The window CCTGGGTTCCTCGTGGACCTTCAGAGCGGGGAAGTTCAGACTGAGCCGAACCAGTCCTTGGCGGACAGGGGCCGTCCGAGGGCACTGGACAGAATTCAGCTCTACGTCCAGGACACCCAAAACCTGCTGTTCGTTCGTTGGCCTGAAGGCGCCTCAACTCAAGATCGCACAACGGAAACGACGCTCCTCTATGCGCTCAAGCGGGGCATCGAACGCGCCTTTGAGCTGGAGGAGTCGGAGCTGGGCGTGGACGTCATAGGCCGTGGTTCCCAGCGCGCCCTCGTCTATTACGAAACATCAGAGGGCGGGAGCGGCGTGCTGCGCAGGCTCTATGAGGAAACGGACGCGCTGGCCAGGGTGGCGCGAGAGGCGCTCGATTGTTTGCACTATCATCCCGATGGGACCGAAGCCCAGGGAGGGTGCGAGAGGGCCTGCTACTCGTGTCTCCTGTCGTTTCGCAACCAGCGCGATGCCCTTTACATGGACCGGCACAAGGTCCGCGAGCTCTTGCTCGCCCTCGCCCAGGGCTGGACCCTTCCGCGCATTGGAGGGCGCGACTGGAAGGCTCATCTCGAATGGCTCAGGTCCCTAACCGACTCTCGCTCGGACATCGAGCGGCGCTTCCTGGACGCCCTGGCTCAGGGTCACCACCGCTTGCCCGAGGAGGCCCAGAAAGCCATCGAACAGCCCCGCTGCATCCCTGATTTTTTTTATGCTCCCAACGTCTGCGTCTTCTGCGACGGCACGGTTCACGACGATCCGATCCAGAAAGCGAAAGACAAGGAGATCCGAAGCGAGCTGAAGCAGATGGGCTATGAGGTACTGGTCATCCGTTACGACCGGGACATCGAGAAACAAATCCAGGAGGCACCCCGGATCTTTGGCGGTCCGCCGAGTCGTGGCTAGGGGAACTCCGCATTGGCGAGAGTGTCCTTCCTGCCCATGTGGTCCGCTTGCGCAGATCGGAAGCGGCTGGATGGTTTCGGTTGGAGGAAGAGATGCCCATTGAAATCCAAGTGTGGCGCATTGAAGAAGGAGAAAGGCTAGCAAAGCTGCAAGGCGGCACCCTCGAGCTGGAGAGCAAGCTGGAGGACTGGCTGGCGAAAGACATCTCCCTGGCCTCTCCCGACTGGATGGTCATCGGAAGGCAGGTTCCCACGGCCTACGGCCACCGGATCGATCTGCTCGCGGTGGATTCGAACGGGGATACGGTGGTGCTGGAACTCAAGAAGGAGATGACTCCCCGAGACGCCGTGGCCCAAGTCCTGGATTACGGAGCCTGGGTAAGCCGGCTGTCCGAGGAGGATTTGGACCATATCTACCGTGACTATACCCAAAAGGTCAGAAGCGAGGGATCAGAAGAGTCCTTGGGGAAGGCATTCTGCCAGCACTTCAAGGTAGAGAACCCTCCCGAGACGTGGAACGCCAACCATCACCTGGTGATCGTCGCTCCTGAATTGGATCCCCCGACGGAGCGCATCGTCACCTACCTGTCCGAGGTTCACGGTGTGACCATTAATGCGGTTTTCTTCCGTGTCTTGAAGGACAACGAAAGCCAGTTCCTTACAAGAGCTTGGTTCATAGAGCCGGATGAAATGGAGGAGGCCGGCGGGGAGCGGAAATTGAAAGGCCCATGGAATGGTGAAGTGTATGTCAACTTTGGCCACGACGACGTTCAGAATTGGGAAGATGCCCGCCGATATGGGTTCGTCTCCGCCTATGGCGGCAAGCGCTACCGGAAGGCCATGGAGCGTCTGGAGCCGGGCCAGCGCATCTGGGTCAAGGTGCCCGGAAAAGGGTTCGTGGGCGTCGGTGAGGTCGTCGCCCGTGCCGTTCCGGTGGAGGAGTTCCATGTGACCTTGGATGGAGAGGAACAACGGCTCCTGGATCTGGAGCTAAAGGGGGAGCGGACAACGGAACCCATTCCTGATCCCGACGAGGCGCTATATCTCGCTGGGGTCAGATGGATTCGCACCTTTGAGCTCGGTAAGGCCGTTGCGGAAGAGGGAATGTTCGGGAACCAGAACGTTGTCTCCTTTCCGAAAGATCCCAGGTGGAACCGGACGGTGGAGCGGCTCAAACAGATCTTTGGTGTGAAATAAGCCTGCCCCCTGAACCCTTTCCCGCGTGATTCGGAGAGGGGTGAATGATGCGAATCCCAGACGGTTCCCGATCGACCCCCGCCGCCGTCATCGCCCCCGGCAAGCCCGCGGTGGTCACAACCTTCCAGCTGGAGGCGGCCATACCCCTGAACGGGCGGGCGGCTCGGGAGGTGTGGACCGAGGCCATCCGGACGATGCTGGCGTGGGTCCAGGGAAAAATCCCGAAGACGGAGGAGGGGAGGATTCCCGCGGAGGCGCTGGAGGGGGCCCCCTTTCGCCTGGAGTTCCCGGGGCAGTGGGTCGAAGCGGCGGTGGTGGGGGAGCGGTGGGCCCTGGGGCTGGAGCAGCCCGACGCGCCGGGACCTTACAGAAAGCTGGAGGCGGTGCCGGGCCGCACCTGGAGGACCGACCTGGCCCTGGTCCAGGGAGAAAAGGGGCTTCGCTTTGCGGTCCGGGTACGCAGCGCCTCGCTTCCCTATGCGACCAAGGCCATTCAGTTGACGCGGCCGCGGGTGGTGCTCGATCTCGCCTCCACCTCGGGGCTCGAAGACCTCCGGCCGCTGGACGGAAAGCCCTGGCGGATCGATACGGACGAGGACCTCGA is drawn from Acidobacteriota bacterium and contains these coding sequences:
- a CDS encoding endonuclease NucS domain-containing protein produces the protein MPIEIQVWRIEEGERLAKLQGGTLELESKLEDWLAKDISLASPDWMVIGRQVPTAYGHRIDLLAVDSNGDTVVLELKKEMTPRDAVAQVLDYGAWVSRLSEEDLDHIYRDYTQKVRSEGSEESLGKAFCQHFKVENPPETWNANHHLVIVAPELDPPTERIVTYLSEVHGVTINAVFFRVLKDNESQFLTRAWFIEPDEMEEAGGERKLKGPWNGEVYVNFGHDDVQNWEDARRYGFVSAYGGKRYRKAMERLEPGQRIWVKVPGKGFVGVGEVVARAVPVEEFHVTLDGEEQRLLDLELKGERTTEPIPDPDEALYLAGVRWIRTFELGKAVAEEGMFGNQNVVSFPKDPRWNRTVERLKQIFGVK